In Candidatus Cetobacterium colombiensis, the DNA window TTCCTTCTCTTACTTTTCTCTCGTTTCTCAAGATTTTGACCTCCTCTTCTTAAGAATCTATATCCTAACGAATAGATTTAATTATCTCTCGTTTAATATAGTGTTTATTCTTGCGATCTCTCTTCTTACTTCTCTAATCTTAGCAGTGTTAGTTACTTGTCCTAATGAAAGTTGAAACTTTAGGTTGAAAAGTTCTTCCTTAAGCTCTTTACACTTTACTACTAAGTCTTCAGTAGATATTTCTCTTATTTCCTTAGCTCTCATTAGTTCTCACCACCATTCTCTCTTTTTACAATCTTACATCTGATAGGAAGTTTCATAGAAGCTTTTCTTAAAGCTGCTATTGCTTTCTCTTCAGTAACACCAGATACCTCGAACATTATTCTTCCAGGTTTTACTACTGCTACCCAACCTTCTACGTTTCCTTTACCTTTACCCATTCTTACTCCAGCTGGTCTAGCAGTAATTGGCTTATCTGGGAATATTCTGATGAAAGTTTTTCCTTCTCTCTTGAATGTTCTGTTGATTCCAACTCTACAAGACTCAATCTGTCTGTTTGTTATCCATGCTGGCTCAAGGGCTTGTAATCCGTAATCTCCGAAAGCAACAGTGTTACCTCTTTGAGCTGTACCCTTCATTCTTCCTCTAAACATTTTTTTATGTTTCGTTCTTTTAGGCATTAACATGATTACGCTTCCCCTCCTTCCTTCTTAGTTGGAAGTACTTCACCGTGGAAGATCCAAACCTTGATTCCAAGAGCTCCATAAGTTGTATGAGATGTAGCTGTAGCATAGTCGATATCTGCTCTTAATGTGTGTAGAGGTACTTTTCCTTCTACTACCCACTCAGATCTTGCGATCTCAGCACCATTTAATCTTCCAGAAACCATAACTTTGATTCCTTTTGCTCCTGCTTTCATTGCTCTCATAACAGCTTGACTAACTGCTCTCTTATAAGCTACTCTCTTTTCGATAGATGTAGCGATGTTTTCAGCAACTAAAGTTGCATCTTTATTAAATTCTTTAACCTCTTGAACTTTAACTGTAACTTTTCTTCCAGTTAATGCTTCAAGTTTAGCTCTTAATGATTCTATTTCAGAACCTTTTCTTCCGATGATTATTCCAGCTTTAGCTGTGTGTATTAAAACTACAACGTGTGATGGAGAAGTTCTCTCGATCTTTACCTTCGAAATTCCCGCGTGGAAGTAGTTCTTTTTGATCATTTCTCTGATCTTTGTATCTTCATGGAAGAACTTTGCGTATTCTTTTTTATCTGCATACCAGATAGAATCCCAAGTTCTTGTTATTCCAAGTCTCAGTCCTCTAGGGTCTACTTTTTGTCCCACAGTCTTACCTCCTTACTACTTTTCAGACACTGCCACAACAATGTGTGCTGTTGGTTTTCTTATTATATCTGCTCTTCCCATCGCTCTTGGCATTATTCTCTTAAGCGCTGGTCCGTCATTTATCATTATAGTTGATACTACTAACTTCTCCTCATCCATGTTGAAGTTGTTAGTTGCATTAGCAATTGCTGATGCTAGTGTTTTCTTTATAAATCTAGCTGCTTTTTTGTTAGTAAACTCTAACGTATCTAAAGCTTCTAATGCTGATTTTCCTCTCACTAAGTCTGCTACAAGTCTAGCTTTTCTTGGAGATAATCTTACGAATCTAGTTATTGCTCTAGCTTCCACTAGTCCAACCTCCTTTTCCTACTATCAATTTATTAATTTAAAATCGATTATTTTTTCTTTTTCTTTTTGTCTACACCGTGACCATAGTATGTTCTAGTTGGTGCGAACTCACCTAGTTTATGTCCAACCATTTGCTCAGTTACATGAACTGGTATGTGCTTTTTACCATTGTAAACACCAAATGTTAATCCTATAAAGTTAGGGAATATTGTTGATCTTCTAGACCAAGTCTTTATTACCGCTTTTATATTCTCAGTAGCTACTGCTTCCTCAACTTTTTTCATTAAGTGGTGGTCACAAAAAGGTCCTTTTTTTAATGATCTAGCCATTACCTATTAGCCTCCTCTCGAAAATTACTTTTCGTTTCTTCTTCTTACGATAAACTTGTCTGAAGTTTTTCTTCCTCTTGTTTTAACACCATGAGCTGGTTTACCCCAAGGAGTCATAGGAGATTTTCTTCCAACAGGAGCTTTACCTTCTCCTCCACCGTGTGGGTGATCACAAGGGTTCATTACAGATCCTCTAACGTGAGGTCTTCTTCCTTTGTGTCTGTTTCTTCCAGCTTTACCTAGTGAAACTAGGCTGTGCTCAGAGTTTCCTACTTCACCGATAGTTGCCATACATTCACCGTGAATTAATCTTAACTCACCTGATGGTAACTGAACGTGACAGTAAGTTCCTTCTTTTGCAACTAGTCTTGCTGCAGTTCCTGCAGATCTAACTAATTGTCCACCCTTTCCTCTTTGTAACTCAACGTTGTGTATCTGTGATCCAACAGGCATCTCTTTTAATTTAAGAGCATTTCCTGGCTTTATTTCAGCATTTGAACCAGCCATTACGATATCACCTTTTTTAAGTCCCTTTGGAGCAAGAATATATCTCTTCTCTCCGTCTGCGTACGATAATAGTGCAATGTTTGCAGTTCTATTTGGATCGTACTCTAGTGATACTACCTTTGCAGGTACATCTAATTTATTTCTTTTAAAGTCGATGATTCTGTAAAGTCTTTTGTGTCCCTTGTCTCTATTTCTACAAGTTCTGTGTCCATAGTTATCTCTACCATAAGCAGATTTTAATGGAGTAGTTAAAGACTTTTCAGGTCTAACTTTATCTAAATCTTCGTTAACTAATCTAGACATGTGTCTAGTACCATTAGTTATAGCATTTAACTTTCTAATTGCCATTTTGTTAACCTCCAAAATTTCCTGACCTATAATTATCTTTAGCTTTATCCTTTTTTATATATAAAGAACTAAACCTCTAATTATCTTTCAATTATACTTCTGCGAAGTAAGTTATTGTGTTTCCAGCAGCTAATTTAACAATAGCTTTTTTCTTAGCTTGAGTTTTGTAAAGCTTCATTCCATGTCTCTTAGTAACTGGCTTTACGTTGATTGTAGCTACAGATTCAACTTTTACGTTAAATATAGTTTCGATAGCTTTTCTTATCTCAACTTTATTTGCTTTTGGACTTACCTCAAATGTGTACTTGTTGTAATCTCTTCTTAAAATCTCAGTTTTCTCAGTGATTACAGGCTTCTTTACGATATCGTAAGCAGTCATTATGCAAGCACCTCCTCGATTGTCGTTAACGCTTCCTTAGTTACGATAACTTTCTCTTGCTTTAATAACCAGTAAACTCCAATCTCATTCGGTTGAAGAACTACTGCGTTCTCTAAGTTTCTAGCTGATAAGTATAAGTTGTAATCAGCTTCTGTAGCAAGGTCATTTACAACGAATAATTGCTTTGTAGTTGCTGTTAAAGCATTTGTTAAAGCGATTATTGTTTTTGTTTTTGGAGCATCTACAGTTCCATCAAGAACTAAGATTTCTCCAGCAGCAACTTTCGCAGAAAGTGCTGATCTTAAAGCAAGATTTCTTACTTTTTTGTTTACTTTTTTCTCGTATGATCTTGGTTGTGGTCCGAAAGTAACTCCTCCACCTACCATGTGTGGAGCTCTGATAGAACCTTGTCTAGCTCTTCCAGTTCCTTTTTGTTTGAAAGGCTTTCTTCCTCCACCTTTAACCATAGCTCTAGTTTTAGTAGCTGCAGTTCCTTGTCTAGCAGCTGCTAACTCTGCAGTTAATACTTCATGTAATACTGCTTGATTAGGCTCGATTCCAAATACAGAATCTTTAACTTCTACAGTACCAGTTTGGTTTCCTGCTAAGTCATATATGTTTAAAACTGCCATTATTTTCCTCCTTCCTCATCTACTAACTAATTATTTCTTTACAGCTGGCTTAACAACGATATATCCGTTTTTAGGACCAGGTACTGCACCTTTAATTAGTAGTAAGTTGTTTTCTGCGTCAACTTTAACAATTTTTAAGTTTTGAACTGTTACAGTTGCATTTCCATATTGTCCAGCCATTTTCTTGTTCTTAAGAACTTTTCCAGGCCAAGACGACATTCCTATAGATCCTCCAAGTCTGTGGTTTCTAGAAACACCGTGTGAAGCTCTGTTTCCACTGAAGTTATGTCTCTTCATAACTCCTGATGTTCCTTTACCTTTTGAAGTTCCTGTAATGTCTACGAAAGCAACCTCTGCTAAAGCATCTACTTTGATCTCTTGTCCAAGTTCGATTCCTTCTACTGAATCAACTTTTAACTCTTTAACAAATCTTAACGGCTTTACACCAGCTTTGTTAAAAATTCCCATTAATGGCTTTGTAGTATTTTTTTCTTTTTTCTCGTCAAATCCTAATTGTAAAGCTGCATAACCATCATTCTCTACAGTCTTCTTTTGAAGAACATAGTTAGGTCCAGCTTCAACAACAGTAACTGGAATAAATTTTCCATCTTCGAAAATTTGAGTCATTCCAATTTTTTTTGCTAAAATTCCTGACATGTGTTTTACCTCCATCAAATAATATATTGGTTGACAACTTGCCCTCGTGGTTCCACCACTTTTTCTTTAAAAAAAAACGCCAACTTGTATTATTCTGTAAGGATAATTTAATTCTTCAATTAGCATCAAATTACCCGAAAATCAGCCGTCTGCTTTTTTCTCAGAATCTTTTTTCAAACAATTAAGCTTGCTTTATTTCGATTCCAACACCAGCTGGTAAGTTAACTGCTGTTAAAGAAGCAATTGTCTTAGGGTTAGAGTTTTTAATCTCTACCATTCTTCTGTGCACTCTCATCTCGAATTGCTCTCTCGAGTCTTTGTTTACGTGTACTGATCTTAGTACAGTATATTTTTTTATTTTTGTAGGTAGTGGCATAGGTCCTGCAATTTCTGCTCCAGATTTCTTTGCTACTTCTACTATTTTCTTAGCTGATTGATCTAATAAAGTGTGATCATAAGCTTTTAAGTAAATTCTTAACTTGTTAGAAGCCATTTTACTTTTCGCACCTCCTTAAAAGTTTCGATTAAAAGAATTAAATAATTCTTTTGTACACTCTGGTAAT includes these proteins:
- the rpmC gene encoding 50S ribosomal protein L29; the protein is MRAKEIREISTEDLVVKCKELKEELFNLKFQLSLGQVTNTAKIREVRREIARINTILNER
- the rplP gene encoding 50S ribosomal protein L16: MLMPKRTKHKKMFRGRMKGTAQRGNTVAFGDYGLQALEPAWITNRQIESCRVGINRTFKREGKTFIRIFPDKPITARPAGVRMGKGKGNVEGWVAVVKPGRIMFEVSGVTEEKAIAALRKASMKLPIRCKIVKRENGGEN
- the rpsC gene encoding 30S ribosomal protein S3 translates to MGQKVDPRGLRLGITRTWDSIWYADKKEYAKFFHEDTKIREMIKKNYFHAGISKVKIERTSPSHVVVLIHTAKAGIIIGRKGSEIESLRAKLEALTGRKVTVKVQEVKEFNKDATLVAENIATSIEKRVAYKRAVSQAVMRAMKAGAKGIKVMVSGRLNGAEIARSEWVVEGKVPLHTLRADIDYATATSHTTYGALGIKVWIFHGEVLPTKKEGGEA
- the rplV gene encoding 50S ribosomal protein L22 — its product is MEARAITRFVRLSPRKARLVADLVRGKSALEALDTLEFTNKKAARFIKKTLASAIANATNNFNMDEEKLVVSTIMINDGPALKRIMPRAMGRADIIRKPTAHIVVAVSEK
- the rpsS gene encoding 30S ribosomal protein S19 encodes the protein MARSLKKGPFCDHHLMKKVEEAVATENIKAVIKTWSRRSTIFPNFIGLTFGVYNGKKHIPVHVTEQMVGHKLGEFAPTRTYYGHGVDKKKKKK
- the rplB gene encoding 50S ribosomal protein L2, with the translated sequence MAIRKLNAITNGTRHMSRLVNEDLDKVRPEKSLTTPLKSAYGRDNYGHRTCRNRDKGHKRLYRIIDFKRNKLDVPAKVVSLEYDPNRTANIALLSYADGEKRYILAPKGLKKGDIVMAGSNAEIKPGNALKLKEMPVGSQIHNVELQRGKGGQLVRSAGTAARLVAKEGTYCHVQLPSGELRLIHGECMATIGEVGNSEHSLVSLGKAGRNRHKGRRPHVRGSVMNPCDHPHGGGEGKAPVGRKSPMTPWGKPAHGVKTRGRKTSDKFIVRRRNEK
- the rplW gene encoding 50S ribosomal protein L23; this encodes MTAYDIVKKPVITEKTEILRRDYNKYTFEVSPKANKVEIRKAIETIFNVKVESVATINVKPVTKRHGMKLYKTQAKKKAIVKLAAGNTITYFAEV
- the rplD gene encoding 50S ribosomal protein L4 codes for the protein MAVLNIYDLAGNQTGTVEVKDSVFGIEPNQAVLHEVLTAELAAARQGTAATKTRAMVKGGGRKPFKQKGTGRARQGSIRAPHMVGGGVTFGPQPRSYEKKVNKKVRNLALRSALSAKVAAGEILVLDGTVDAPKTKTIIALTNALTATTKQLFVVNDLATEADYNLYLSARNLENAVVLQPNEIGVYWLLKQEKVIVTKEALTTIEEVLA
- the rplC gene encoding 50S ribosomal protein L3 — translated: MSGILAKKIGMTQIFEDGKFIPVTVVEAGPNYVLQKKTVENDGYAALQLGFDEKKEKNTTKPLMGIFNKAGVKPLRFVKELKVDSVEGIELGQEIKVDALAEVAFVDITGTSKGKGTSGVMKRHNFSGNRASHGVSRNHRLGGSIGMSSWPGKVLKNKKMAGQYGNATVTVQNLKIVKVDAENNLLLIKGAVPGPKNGYIVVKPAVKK
- the rpsJ gene encoding 30S ribosomal protein S10, producing MASNKLRIYLKAYDHTLLDQSAKKIVEVAKKSGAEIAGPMPLPTKIKKYTVLRSVHVNKDSREQFEMRVHRRMVEIKNSNPKTIASLTAVNLPAGVGIEIKQA